The genomic window TGGCGACGAGCGCCCCGTAGACCGCCCCGATCACGGCCAGGACGGCAACCAGCCCCGCCATCTGCCGGAACGCGTCGGGCAGCAGCGGGAGCACGATCCGGATGAACCCGTAGGCGCCGAGCTTCGACAGCACGCCCGCGAGCAGCACGCTCCCGGCCGTGGGCGCCTCGGCGTATGCGTCGGGCAGCCACGTGTGGAACGGGAACAGCGGCACCTTGATCCCGAACCCGAGGAAGAACCCCCAGAACGCCAGCACGGCGAGCGGCAGGCTGTGCGCCAGCGGCCGCTGGCCGATCAGCTCGACGATGTCGAACGTGCGGGGCGAGGCGTGCAGGTACACGAGCAGGATCGCGAGCAGCATCGCGAGCGAGCCCGCGAGCGTGTAGATGAAGAACTTCATCCCGGCGTACGCGCGCCGAGGCCCGCCCCAGATGACGATGAGAAAGTACACCGGCACCAAGCTGACTTCCCAGAACACGTAGAACAGGAAGAAATCGAGCGCCACGAAGACGCCGATCAACCCGGTCTCGAGCAGCAGCAGGAGGATCATGTACTCCTTGACGCGCGTCTCCACGCGCCAGGAGTACGCGACGCACAGGGCGACCAGCAGCGCCGTGAGCACCACAAGCGGCAGGCTCAGCCCGTCGGCGCCGAGGTGATAGCTGATCCCGATCGACGGAATCCACGGGATACGCTCGACGAGCTGCAACGCACCGGCGCGGGCGACGGCGATCGCGGCCGCCGCCCACACCGCAGCGGCGAGATCGGCGAGCGCCGTCACCATCGCGACGATGCGAAGGGTGGGCAACCGGTCGCGGGGGACCGCGAGCAGCGCCAGCGCGCCGGCGACCGGCAACCAGAGGACGACGCTTAAGAGGCCGCTCACCAGGCCAGCCTCACCAGCACGATGATCACGACGCCGAGCGCGGCGAGCAACAGATACG from bacterium includes these protein-coding regions:
- a CDS encoding NADH-quinone oxidoreductase subunit M, encoding MSGLLSVVLWLPVAGALALLAVPRDRLPTLRIVAMVTALADLAAAVWAAAAIAVARAGALQLVERIPWIPSIGISYHLGADGLSLPLVVLTALLVALCVAYSWRVETRVKEYMILLLLLETGLIGVFVALDFFLFYVFWEVSLVPVYFLIVIWGGPRRAYAGMKFFIYTLAGSLAMLLAILLVYLHASPRTFDIVELIGQRPLAHSLPLAVLAFWGFFLGFGIKVPLFPFHTWLPDAYAEAPTAGSVLLAGVLSKLGAYGFIRIVLPLLPDAFRQMAGLVAVLAVIGAVYGALVAMAQTDFKRLIAYSSVGHLGYVMLGVAAAAAAGGGGPLTDAATKALSGATLQMLAHGVITGALFLVAGVLADGEAGTRNLTEFGGLWARMPVFSGVALLAILASLGLPGLMGFVAEFLIFLGAYQIYPALTVLALVGVVLTVAYFLWAVYRLFFGPLNTRWAALPDLDGRERWAVAPLCALMVLFGIYPGPLVAMINLAMTNILSLVR